The genome window TGAGTTGAATATTGAAGGTGTATTACCAGTGATTTTTTTGACATCTCTTTGTTTAGTAGATTGACCTCAACAAAACAAAAGGAACTACCTCTTCCTGTGCGCTACTATTAATTTTGACCAAAGAATTTTGACTTAATAGTTTAGACTCAATCAGTTAATAGGTCAGTTATTTTGTTATTCCAGATCATGCGATCTAACACTTGTATTTATTTTTATTGCTGAAACAAAATTGCTTTATTATATTATTGAAACCAAAATGATGTTAGGATTATTAGTAGTGGAAAATGTTTttagataatataattttatattaagatgGATGAACTTTAACGTCTAGAAGACTGTGGCCACAAAATTAATTACCTCCTTATTGTACGATATTGTGTTGTCATAAGACACTCTTTCGTTAGACACCATTCTCTTGTTCGCCACCACTTCTTCATTTGACACCACTTTCCTCCTACCATGCCCCCACACACGGTCGAACAAAAAGAAGATGATATCCCTGGTTATCATGCAAAGGTGCATGGGGTTCCCTCAGCTGCATCACATATCATTCCCGGTACCATATATAAAAGCGACTGTACACAATAATCGATGGATATAATATCTAGCCACCACACAATAAACTAAACCAAGGCTCTCTCTCCCTTAGAGCTAGCTCTCAAAGCCTTAGTTTCTACGATAGACAGAGTCGAGTATTGGAGGAGGATTGTTAGGTACTTTCTGACATATATTTTGTGCATCCATCGTCTCTCTCGCTCCAAGGCAAAAGTCGTGTTCGCTCCTGAACTCAAGTTCCATAAATTTCGGTGGCTCTAAGCATGTTTGCGGCATCGATAGAGTTGGGAATATGGGCTCGGTCGATCAAATCCATCACGACTTGGGCCAACATCCATATCTTATGAGTAATATCCATCTCCTTCAAAAATTATGAATGAGAGAGAACCACCTCATGTGTAGAATGGATGGGATCCACAACAACTTTGCTAACTTCATCCATCAAGATGCGATGCTTGGTGGCTGCAGATGTACCGTTTCCCTCCCCACCTTCTTACCATGAACACGGCGTAATTAAGAATACTGTTCGAAGCGGTAAATGTCGACAGAGGAAGCTTCTCAGTGTTCGGGTGGGGGTACAATCTAACACGTACTTTCTTCGCATGCAGTCCTCGTGATTCTCTAGAAAGGCATCATCACTCATAATCTTAATCAAAGATGTAAACAGCCATTTATCATCTTGTTGTTTGAAGATCTCAGCATTCAAATAGATTGCAGACATGCATGGATTAGGATCCGACTTCGAGCATATTGGGTTGGGCTAGCGGCTAAATAGGTTTATTATCCTTCATTTTCTACTTCTTTTGTGTGTATTTGTCCAGTGAAAAgcaaggaagagaggagaaaaaagagcACTCCTGTTGTTGCTTCTTATCCTTTATGCTCCCTAGGTACGTTGTGTGCCATGTTTCGTGTTGTAGTCCGATGTCTGTGGCACATTGTAACATACACCACCTGTTCCACCTGCAAGTTAGATCATGTCAACAGATGTTGGTGGGAGGCATGGAAAGGCAAAGGCAGTCCTTGCTATTGTACCTCCTTTGCCATTGTGCACCACAGCATGACGTACTTATCCAGATGTTTGTTCCAGCGGGCGCAACGCCTCCTTCCTGGATGAGCATGGTGGGAATTGCAGGACAGCAAAGCCATTGATTCCCCCCGGACTCTCTTCTGCTGTCCTCTCTGCCTCCTTCGGACCCAAGCAAAGGTGGAAGGTGGGACGAAGCTTCTGCAGTTGTTTGTACATGGCAAGCTAAGCTTTGGTTGTGTAGGTGGGATCGGGTGTGGCAATCACCGAGTACCGCAGCGCCCTCTCCATGTTTCCCTTCACACCCCCCACTGGTTTCCTCGAGTTAGAAAAGCCTGTCTTTCTGCTCTCTTTTGCCTCTCTTGTCGTGGATAGGGTtcaccaaatccaaatccaaatccacgCCGCAATCATGGCGAAGATCTCGATGGATGCCTTCCCCCACCAATTTGACTTTCCCACACGATACAGAAATCCATCCGGCCTTCCCGACCTTTCTCACTCCTCGGGAGGGATCAACGCCCACCATGCATTCGGTCTATGGTCAATGGTATACCCGTGGCACCTCCTCCCATCGTCAAAGTCGATCGAGTTGGCTTAGCACCTTCTTGTTCTCGTCCGAGCTTCACACCGGGCTTTCCGTCAAGAAATGTGTGCATGAAGCATGTCGGCATGCAGCACTCGGTTCTAAATGTGCCATCCCCTTTGTCCTCCTCGTCATCGTCAACGCAAGCCTTGGTCCTCATCCTTTCACAGCCTGAGACGAAGGTAGGTGCATTAGGTCCGATGGCAAGTAAGAGTCCTTTACCAAAGGTCACGACGTACTATAATCGAAGTGTTGTTAGCACCGATAAGCCAACATGGATGGGCCTATTCATGCACCGCTAATTCTTATTTTACATTATCCCAAACCGTGGGTCTTAATTTTCACGTCTGCATTAGCTGCGCTGGAAACCATATTACTCGAGACTTAAATCCCCTGTTTTCCTGGCTCTGTCTTCTCTCCTACCACGCTATTGGATCAGACCGTGATCTTTAACCATTGGAGCTGGACCACACATCCACTAATTTATCCGGATAAGGCTCCAATTAGGTGTTTAGGGAGGGTGTCCACCATGGTCCATGAATCCACCTGATTTATTTATTGAGGTTGCAAATCCCTCACCCATCTTTTCTAAGTGATTCTTGTGTATCTATCGTCCAAAGTTTTGGAAATAGCACGATCTAGACTACGGAGCTCACCAAGAGGACCCATGGGACCCATTTATATGTCACCACCTTTCTCAAGTGGTAAGTCGAGACGGGTAGCTTTGACGGGGACGGCATGAGCGTGTGATGGTTATTCGTAGGCCTGCTGCTACGCGCGCGCCCAGAGTGGCCCTTCCTTTTAGATCCGTGGACCACGTTTAGCTAATCAGCACTCCGGAGGAATAGATTAACCTTAAATGGCCCAGGATAAAGTGGATCCCACGGAGGTCCACGTGGCTAGCGGAGCCGGACAGCTACGTGGACGTGGCGGTTGGGTTTGGATAACCATCGGCCGTGACCAACACGGTCAAACGTGTGACACGCCCCGGGTGACGTAGGCGGCGCGTCAACCTCGTCGCGGATGGCGACGTGTCGTCCATCCGAGGCAATACCTCCGGGGCCCGCGTCGAGACCGTCTCCATAGAATCAGCTATGCGACCCCTCGGCTATCGCGTTACGGCGAGGCTCCTGCGGACCGGCGTGCGGCGCACGTGGAAATCGACTCGTGGTTTCTCTCTATAGGAGCTCGAGGAGGACCCCGGCGACGTCGACGTGCTCCGCTGTGCAACGCTGTCGTAGTCGCCGTCCACAGCCACGTGTCAGGGCATGCGTAGTCGATTTTACGGAACTACCCTCATGTTTCGTGTGTTTTCCCCAACATTCGAATAAATTGATAAATCTCGGCATGGAAATGCAAAAGTCGTTGTATCTGGAATCGTCGGAAGAGTCGTGCCTACGAGACAGGTGTGTTCCGCGTCCGCTCATCGCACTATTAGCCACCATGGAATGCCAAATCCATGAGAACGATGAGGAGGAATCATCGGAAGCGATCGTAGCCAGCTGGAAATTGCGAATGGATAATTATCGCCGAGAAGTCTGACTGATAAAAAGCTACGGTGTGCATGCACATACATGATTTGGATCGTACATGGGCATCACACCAAGCGTATCACTTGCCTACAGCAGACGCCGCTCCTGATGAAGTGCCTACAGCATATCTTAATGGATTTTTAGAAGTTTTCTTTGGAATATAAATGAGCacaatatttattttagaaattataaaagaaaggggaaagaaagaaagaaagaaagaaagaaagaaatcgaGTTATTATGTAAATTCAAAACCTTCCCGAATTTGTAATTTCACCTCATGATAAATATGAAAAGTCCACCGCCTACTCCCGGTCACCCCCTCCAGCTGCCCGAGACCCCACACCTCCAAACCCTCCAGTTCAAAATTTCCCTTTTCCATTCCCCTATCCATTTCCCTTCTTCCCATATCTCCCTTCTCCTTCCCTTTCTATCCTCTCCGACGAGAAAGACTCATCCCAAAGAAACAAATAGAAGAAAGCAAGGAAGCGGATCCCCTTTCTCTAATCGTCACCGCCCTGGTTCTACGATTCCCTTAAATCCACGCTTAACGGCGCCCGCGTCCAGCAACACTAACCCTCGCCATCACCACCGAATGCGCcccacctcttcttccttctgctctgtcttcttcctcttctgtaACACCCTCCGATAGCCACCACCGGCCGTCATCCTAACCCTAACCCTCACTCTGTCTCCAGATCCAGAAGCGGGTCAAGCGATGCCCTCCTTCTCCTCCGCCAACCTCCTCGAGCTGGCAGCCGGTGACGACGCCGACTTCGCCGCATCCCCTCTTCGTCCTCCCCTCCTTCCCCGCCTCATGGCCGACGACGGCACCCCCGCCTCCCCGTCGCAGCGGGAGCGGCGGATCATTGTCTCCCACCGACTCCCCCTTCGCGCCTCCCCTGACCCCTCCGCGCCCGGTGGCCTTTCTTTCTCCTGGGACCCCGACGCGCTCGCGCTCCAACTGCGCTCCGGCCTCCCGCCCGCCGCCGAAGTCTTCCACGTCGGCACCctggccgccgccgccaccatcgACCCTGCCACCCACGCCGCCATCTCCCGCGTCCTTTACGATCGCTTCCGCTGCCTTCCCGTCCTTCTTCCTGCCGACCTCCACCGCCGCTTCTACCATGGCTTCTGCAAGCACTACCTCTGGCCCCTCCTCCACTACCTCCTCCCTCTCTCGCCGTCCTCCCCCGGCGGTCTCCCCTTCGACCGCACCCTCTGGCTGTCCTACCTCTCCGCTAACAAGCTCTTTGCCGACCGTCTCATAGAGCTTCTCAACCCCGACGATGATCTCGTGTGGATCCATGATTACCACCTCCTTGCCCTCCCGACCTTCCTCCGGAGGCGCTCCCCTCGCGTAAAGTTGGGATTTTTCCTTCATTCTCCCTTCCCTTCCTCCGAGATCTTCCGGACCATTCCTGTTCGCGATGAGCTCCTCCGAGCCCTCCTTAATGCCGATCTTGTCGGCTTCCACACCTTCGACTACGCTCGCCATTTCCTCTCCGCTTGCTCCCGATTACTCGGCTTGGATTACCAGTCCAAGAGAGGCTATATTGGCATCGAGTACTACGGAAGGATGGTCACAGTTAAGATCCTCCCTGTTGGGATCGACATGAACCAGCACGAATCGGTGATTTCTTCTCCGGAGACAACCGTCAAAGTCCAAGAACTTGCGGAGAAGTATAAAGATAGGATCTTGATGCTGGGAGTAGACGATGTTGATCTTTTCAAAGGTATCGGAATGAAGCTTCTAGCAATGGAACAGCTATTGGAAGAGCATCCGCAGTTGAGAGGACGGGCAGTGATGGTCCAGATCGCTAACCCCGCAAGAAGTGAGGGGAAGGATGTGCAAGAGGTCCGGGATGAGATAGGGTCCATATCGAGGAGAATTAATGAGCGCTTCGGAGGACCTGGATACGAGCCCATTGTATTGATCAACCGCACCGTGCCAACATATGAGAAGGCTGCCTTCTATGCGGTGGCTGAGTGCTGCATCGTGAATCCAGTGAGGGATGGAATGAATTTGGTCCCATACAACTACACAGTCTGCAGACAGCAGAGCCCAGCACTCGCGGATGCTCCAAAGAAAAGTATGATTGTGGTGTCAGAGTTCATTGGGTGCTCGCCATCTCTCAGCGGCGCCATTCGTGTTAATCCATGGAATGTGGATGCTGTGGCGGAGGCAATAAATTTGGCCATCACCATGCCGGAGACTGAGAAGCAGCTGCGGCATGAGAAGCATTATAAGTATGTCAGCTCCCATGATGTTGCATATTGGGCAAAATCCTTCGATCAGGACCTGCAGCGGGCTTGCAAAGATC of Musa acuminata AAA Group cultivar baxijiao chromosome BXJ1-7, Cavendish_Baxijiao_AAA, whole genome shotgun sequence contains these proteins:
- the LOC103991946 gene encoding probable alpha,alpha-trehalose-phosphate synthase [UDP-forming] 9, with translation MPSFSSANLLELAAGDDADFAASPLRPPLLPRLMADDGTPASPSQRERRIIVSHRLPLRASPDPSAPGGLSFSWDPDALALQLRSGLPPAAEVFHVGTLAAAATIDPATHAAISRVLYDRFRCLPVLLPADLHRRFYHGFCKHYLWPLLHYLLPLSPSSPGGLPFDRTLWLSYLSANKLFADRLIELLNPDDDLVWIHDYHLLALPTFLRRRSPRVKLGFFLHSPFPSSEIFRTIPVRDELLRALLNADLVGFHTFDYARHFLSACSRLLGLDYQSKRGYIGIEYYGRMVTVKILPVGIDMNQHESVISSPETTVKVQELAEKYKDRILMLGVDDVDLFKGIGMKLLAMEQLLEEHPQLRGRAVMVQIANPARSEGKDVQEVRDEIGSISRRINERFGGPGYEPIVLINRTVPTYEKAAFYAVAECCIVNPVRDGMNLVPYNYTVCRQQSPALADAPKKSMIVVSEFIGCSPSLSGAIRVNPWNVDAVAEAINLAITMPETEKQLRHEKHYKYVSSHDVAYWAKSFDQDLQRACKDHYLRRCWGMGFGMNFRVVALGPNFRKLSVEYIVSAYHRTNSRLILLDYDGTMMPPSSIDKKPSSEVISVLNGLCSDPKNIVFLVSGRGKDELSRWFAPCEKLGISAEHGYFTRWNKDAPWELCMLATDFDWKKIAEPVMRLYMEATDGSSIEHKESALVWHHQEADPDFGSCQAKELLDHLENVLANEPVVVKRGQHIVEINPQGISKGMVVDNLMATMLSTGKAPDFVLCIGDDRSDEDMFESISSYTNNSSVPAIAEVFACTVGQKPSKAKYYLDDTVDIIKMLQGLANASSVQPPRPAQLQVSFEGSL